GTAGTTGACCTTTTGGATATAAAAAGGTCCTCACTTAAAGGCATACTTTGTAAcatttccctcttcggtccccctacaggttgtcttaTTGGAAcgggctgtagttccaatgagacaacctgtagggggaccgaagagggaaaagttacatagtatgcctttaatttTCTCCTATTagacatgtgtgtgtaatgttggCATAGTTAGGATTTGGCAATTAGGAAGTGAAGTTATGgccaaaaacatgttttgtaagGTCACCGTGacattgacctttgacctccaaaatctaatcagttcatccttgagtccaagtgCACGTTTGTGCCAATTTGAAGAAATTCCCTCCAGAGGCTCCTGAGATATCATGTTTACAAGAATGGACAGACTGACAAAAGGACAACCCAAAAACATAACGCCTCCGGCAACAGGCAGGTGTCGCTGGCGCAGAGACATAATCAAATAGATAAATCACTGCACTAAATCATTATAAAGGGGACCTTATCAAGACTGTTCTTTAGTGAAGGCAACAAGGAGGTTTTTCAAGCATAGAGATTCTGATTTAGGTTCAAGCTCTCAAATAGGCATCTGTCCTGCAGTAGTGCTCTTGGACATGACTGACAGGCGCCATCTGGAGCACAAAGGTTCTCAAACTATTTTccggccaaggaccccttataGATGAATTAGTTTTCTAAGAttctttcataattttttttaagtgttgtaAATGCTTTCACTTGTTGATGCTACTTTctaaacattttatattatgaAACTCATATCATGTACACTTCAGGACTGTAATAGAGAGAAATCCTTCAACACTGCAAGTTAAATGCCTTTGACTACCCCATGGAGGAAAAAGTCATGAGAACTCCCCCTACAAGAATCAATACAGTATCAAGTATCCAGCCAAGGCTACAACTGATTAGGAACTGAGTGTACCTCTGCCAGGCAATCTTTGGCAGAACTACTGACACTTTAATGTCTGATGACCACTGTTCAAACATACATTTATAGGTCTGTATTCATTATTTTGCCCACTGGCCTGCACACACCAACAACTTTGGTCGATCTGAATGTGCTGACAGAAACCGTCCCCCTTCGCCTCCCATCCACCGTTTTCCAGAGCGAGCCACAGACAGAGGGGTAGCATACCTCTCTTGGTGAAGTATTCCTGTGAGTATTTCCCACTCAGAGCATAGTGGCGAGGGATTTTACCGAGCAACTCAATCATGAGAGCAAGATGGTCTGGAAATGAGGCACATCAGAGGAGGAGCGATTGAAAGTCAGAGGGTAACAGTTTGGAAAGGGAAGGAGATGGAAAATGGGAGAGGGGGTACGAGAGAGATGGCAAACATGTCATGTGGAACAATGTATTAGGAACAATGGATGATGACAGCCTCATATGACAAGAAGCACATGTATGAGAAAcctatattatttttttcatatcaaAAGCTACAAACATTTGAACCCACGTAGGCCATTTACTTTCATATCAGACAACAAACCAATATTGAATCAGACTGAAAATAAGACTTAAAGCACAGCCATCAAAACTTGTGCAGCAAATTCTGATACAGGATGAGTGATTAGTAAAAGAAACACAACGGAGCAAGCTGTGGAAGAATAAAAGCCTCATGAGTTCATGTACTGCAGGTGAAAAAGCAGATTCACAGCTGCGGCATGTGCCAATAAACTGAAGGTTGACTCTTAGCACATACCTGGCATGCCACAGCAGAATCAAGTCAGTACAGAAATGTCAAGCTAagcagcaagctaacattagcataacGGAAGCATAAGGATGAGAACAATGAGAAAGAGATGAAGAATAGATGAGCAAGGAAATGAGAGATGGCCCCGTCTCCAGTGCAGCAAAAGTGTGGTTTGAAGTGTTAAGAGAGGAAATAAACACAGGAATGTTGGTACTCATCATCACATGACTCACATCTAGATTTCTTCTAAATAGGAGACCTTTTGAAATCACTGTAATGGAGTACctcatttactgtaaatgttaaCACTGTGGAAACTTAAGAAAAGTTCACTGCAAAATATGCAAACTGCACAATAAGAGTGAAGGTCACAACTTGTCATGCCTACTGTGAAACTCTTAGATGTGTggatatttttaaataactcaTAATGGCAATGCAACACCAATGAGGCACAATTTcacaagaaaaacatttttcacttttcacaGTAGCAATAACTGTTAAACGTTATCTGCAATGCTAAATGACTTACCAGTGAAGCATACATTTCAAAAATTCTATTAAATAGATCATTTAGGACTAATGGTGTGCAGTTATAACTGGAGAAAATGAGGAAAATGAAGTCCCAGCAATACCTTCATCCCTGGAATAATCTTCCCCAGAATGTGGTTCAAATAAGTAGTCCCCTGTGGCGAGCTCAAAGGCCTGAGGAGACAACACAATCATCATCATAAACACAGGAAAGATACTGTATGAAAGGATATATTTACTCCCTCGCATCACCTGCTACACTCTCATAACACTTCAAGATACAAGATTTTTTTCTAAGGTTTGATATAGTGCAATAGTTTATCGTCAGTACAATCTCTCTCACCATGCAGGCTGTGCTCCATACATCGGCCGGTGTGCTGTATCCAGCACCAATGAGCACCTCTAAGGACCTGTATTGTCGTGTCTGGATGTCTTCTGTAAAGTGCTTGTGctgagaggaagagacagaaagaaaagaagcaaatCCTAAAAAAGGGTTCCAAAATATGTAAGAGTGGCAGCCAACAACTGTATCCAACTTCATCTcccatttcatttcaaattaaacaaaaaaaagattaaagctttagtgcataacttttttatattaatgaacgtccgttatattcaagccattgccaaatgagttgctacaaagccaATTAAGACGTttagctccacacaactctctctgtatttctcagtatggctatgttcagaaactggtgtcacCCGGCGACTTTCGTGCGCAGAAAATCGAgcaaagataattacctcttctgaagagtccacttttttttaatccaccGTGTCCTGCTTGGTTACAaacaactgtgtggaggaggggtgggggtggtgcgcgatcacggaaggcttgtatcatgtggacgcgctgacatttttgttgtcattacttagaattcctcatgggggagacagaaactacgcactatagctttaaagtattTCTATTTTGGTAGCTAGATGACACTGCATGTGTCCCAAGCTGGAGGCTTCATCCCTAATCAGGAAATCCCTCAGGTCATTAGCAGGCTACTCACCACCCAGCAGGCATTTCCCAAGTCTGCAATCTTGACCTTGATCTTGTCTGAATTGAGTGGCTCAAGGGGGTTAACTAGCAGGGATCCTGCTGTTAGCTTGCCTAtatcagagcagagagagagagacaaagagacaagaATGGACTAAAAATCTAATAAAAGAAGAGCCTAACGATCAATATTTCAAAGTTCACATGGCTGAGCCTTTATTAAACTTCCAAAGCAGCCCAGCCAGAGCAAACAGCTATCAAAAACCTCTTTGCAGTTAGCAGATGTACTCATTTTGCCTAACTGACCGTCCAGGCTTTCGGGCCAGTCCTCACCATCCTCCTGCTCCAGCTCTCCCTCCTCCAGCCCAGCAGGAAGATGTGTCTCAGTTACTCCACTGCTGTAAGCACCCCTGCCTTCAGTCTCAGTGTCCAGCTCCTTGAGATCGGCAGAGTCCACACCGTTGCAGATGAGGTGAACAGGGGACTCCTCGTGTTGCCCCTCCTGACTGGCACATTTCACTGTGTGCTCTGCGTTGCCATTGTGTTGGTCCTCGTCCCTCCACTGGGACTGCCTCTGGTCCGCCTCCACATGGCCATTACAGTTAACCTCCAACAGCCCCTCTGGTCCCACCCTCATGAGATctgcattcacactgctctcTGAAAGTATCAGGAAAAGACAggcaataatttttttttttcaaaatgactCATACCAAGGATTTTTATAACTGTCACAACCTTGACGGAACTTTAACCAACAGCAATATAAATTTAAGAAGCACACATTACTCCTGTGATGTTGGCTTCTTACCCTCTGTTCCCTCATTTTCCAGCTCCAGAATAGACACCTGTCTGAGAGGAGCACAGGCCCGTCCCTTTGGAGACTGCGGGTCCtcatcttcatcctcttcatcctctcGTGTCTCGGTGGTCTTTTCCATCTTCTCCAGGTCCAGGATGCACTTTTCCAGCAGCTCAGCCTGCCgcttctgcttcttttttaacttcttctttttgttcttgGACATTTTTAGTGTCTGTCAGAGATGAACGTAAGAAACAAAATAGCTCTCATAGATAGTTGCATATTTGTGGGATAAATGTGTCTATACTAAAAAATGTGGGAGGCTGATGTCCTAtgcaaaaagtaaataaaagggTTGTACCTGTTTTGGAGCAGGCGCTGTGCTTACTGAAAAGAGAAAATCAGATGAGTACAAACTGTTACCAAATGGAGTTCATGAATGTACATATGAACAAGTGTTTGTCTCATACTTGCTGAACCAGAGGGAGGAGGCGCACCAGCCCTCTGCCACTCTGTGGCTTCAGCTGCAAGTTTCCGGACATAAGGCTCATCAACACTCATCAGGATATTCTCTGGCTTGATGTCTGTGTGGATAATCTGACACTTTGTGTGCAGGTAGTCCAGGCCTTGGAGTACCTGGACAATTAATAATTAGAGAACGGTTGACTGATTGCAAAAGTTTAACTTTATCTTTGAACtgaaacactttttaaatatttcaatatcTTTTTATGATATTTCCTAAACTTTCTCTATGACTCTTTTGGTTTTTAATACAGTTAaaatataagaaataaaaaGCTGATAAACATGTGCCTCATAGGAACACAAATCTTGgcaaacaaatgtaaataaagatgtATGTTATGTCAATTATCAAAGCATAAATAAAGAGCAATACATAGTGACAATGTATCAATATTGTTATCAGTTACTTGTTTCATTATGACAAAagctaaaaaatatttaaaaagcaaaatgCTGCGCCCTGACACGTTAACAGACCCTGGAGGCTACCTGGCTCTTATAAACGAGTGGAAGCTACAACTGAACCTTCATCAGGAGTCACCAGCATACAAAAAAGGTGCAACACTGTGGGTCTAATGTTACCTGTCTAATGATGCTCTTCACACACGAAAGGGGCAGCCCTTGGTAATTGGACTTTATTATCCACTTTAATAAGTGATGCCCCAACACCTCAAACACCATGCAGACATCTGAAGATCACAGCAGTTAAGATAATACAAGTAAAGCCAAACTGAAAAcccattagaaaaaaaacagtttaccAAACACGTTGAAGCCCTGTGGTCATTCACCTACATGAGGATTATTAGCATTATCTATactgaaaaaagaaagtagGTCATAGTGCAAAACACTACGGTGTTGTTAGGGAGTGTCATATTACACCTACAGCTCTCCCTATGGAATTCGGAGGATCTTACTCATACAAAGTGTTGTGGTAGGTGGACCTCTGTTTGGGACACACAAGGTTCCATTGAGTAATCCCATCACCTGTTCACCAACTTTGTTCCTTGCATACTGCTTTCACAGCTACACATGACACCAGGGGAAATAATGATCCACTCCTTGTAAAGGATTTATCTAACAATTAACAGGCTTTAATCTTTCCAGTAGGAAGCAATTAAACAGATCACATCtgaatcataaaaaaaataccagGAAGCATTAACAATATCTGGCTGTAAAAGATACGGGTTCCATTGATACCAGAGATCTTGAAGTCGTCTAACATCTGGACCACCATCTCACGGTTGGGATCAGTGGGATCTGAGTTTCTAACCtgggaacaaacaaaaaaaaacagaacagcacAATCCAAACAATCAGGATTTACACTTACTAATGTTAGACTGGACAAATACAGGATTGGCATGCATGTCTCTTTATCTGTAGTCATGTTATACTGCTTCAACTTACATGCCTAACATGCTGAATGTTCATGTtacacagtactgtatgtgaagTCACACATAATGtaaagtagagatgcaccgatagaccggccggtgaccggaattggccggttttcacgtgcaggcccatgaccggcgacctgcaggtcagtctgacatacgccacagttatacgagttacagttgtcagctgtttggaaattcttcagcgcgtgtgcagaagataacaagtttgcaaggAAAacgtagggcgtggagggacgacaccaaaatcaaatttttttttgttggatattggatgtgaaaaaaaggaaatggttctaacattgcactttagatgtgtgtgaatttcccacaccaggagtaatttagtTCTATTtcatagtgatccattatctgttcaaaagattttctatgttctgtgcaaaatgttctattaaagaaaagatagaaaataaatatttgtgtgtgctgtaaagtggttagaaaaaatgaaatcggaatcggctaaaatcggtatcggctggcctaactcaaagaaaatcggaaaacagaatcggcctagaaaattgtaatcggtgcatctctaatgtAAAGTCTGTAATGGTTTTCACTGAAATAAAGATCCTGTTGTTATGATCATGAACTGTGATCAATGTGTCTGCGTTGATGTAATTAGTACATAATTGTGTACATTGACTGCGCTTCCTGATTTCAACTCATAAAACCTTCTGTGTGCAATTAACTCATCTACTCACAGATCTGAGGAGTTTGATCTCATCCACTGCCGTCTCCGTGTAGTGCTCCGCACTCTTTACCaccttcattgcaacaaacctCTTCACCCTGCAACCACAGAGCAAGTAACGTTCGCTAACAGGAAGCACCGTACAAGGTCCTACCACAACAGTCTCAGAGTCAGCTGCTACTGAATCTGTATACAACTTCAGGCCTCAAAAACAAAATAGTGCAGTAAGAATATGCAGTAAACTTTTTCTCGTACTGGATGTCCCAGGCGAGCCACACCGTGGAGAAGTGTCCCCAGCCCAGTTTCCGGATTACATGGTATTTTCCGTTGTAAAGGTCTCCTACTTTCACATGGTGGTAGCCACCTAAAAGAGAAAAATGCACATTGCCTAGACAGttcaaactagggctgggcgatatggcaaaAAATGTGATCATGATATATTTCCCATTTTGATCGATATTTATCacaatataatgtttttttgctgaTGCTGCCCATTCGAAGTGCATACTGACCGAAGCCTGAAGAAACCAGAGGTTTAATTACACCTTAGAATATAGTTTATTAAtgtataaaataagaaaaacatgaatTTACAATATTCAGCACAATGTTTTAGTTGAGGACTCACATTATACATTCACATTATGAGATGCCCCACTGGTCAACAGAGCAGTACTGCCCTCTACTTGCAAAAGAAAATTCTTATATATTCTTTTCCTCATACACAGACATCTTACAattaattttcctttttttgtgtctacaaaatgtcagtTTTGTAAACAACCTAAAACTACTTAGAAGCAACATATTAAATGTAAACTCCTGCCAAGAAAGCATCACAAATGTTTGTAGAGCTAGCACTAAACCAAAGTAAACAAGTGCACGTGTAAACAAGTGTATTTCACTATACAATAACAAATAGTGCTTGTTatgtttttggtctttttaaaatgtttttcatatgGGGCAATGGCCGCAAACGACGACACGATTGATTATTGTTTCGGTACAGCAGCTACAGCACAGCTAATGCTAGCGCTGTTAaaagccaagggggtaagcctctccccggaacgcgtacctcctatggcgccattttgatgctaccaagccatcacctcccgttagcattccattgactgccattcattttgacgtcactttgacagcgaataactttacatctgaagcgtttaaagactatttgtccattgtttatttctaaagaaacacaacaatgtataaaaggctccattaacttgtatctcacattatggctccgtagcagacgtttttgtaaaaaataggctaacgattgtgtcataaccacgggacgtactgtcgcatagtagaggaattaccgtatagtacaggagaagctcgcaggtagttttgacttacattagctgtttaattactaatgttaactagcattttagttagcaataattagcctatgcctatgttatctccttacatatacctacgctctccgtctctgtaagattgggaatagaggtgcaacgatgaatcaattaatcgattagttgtcaactattaatcGCGAACTAtgttgataatcgattaatcgtttgagtcattttttttttataaaataaa
This genomic interval from Sander vitreus isolate 19-12246 chromosome 7, sanVit1, whole genome shotgun sequence contains the following:
- the srpk1a gene encoding SRSF protein kinase 1a isoform X2, whose protein sequence is MERKVLALQARKKRGKAKKTSKKQPVNPRARQHPQQEASPQEPEEPEEILGSDDEEQEDPNDYCKGGYHHVKVGDLYNGKYHVIRKLGWGHFSTVWLAWDIQVKRFVAMKVVKSAEHYTETAVDEIKLLRSVRNSDPTDPNREMVVQMLDDFKISGINGTHVCMVFEVLGHHLLKWIIKSNYQGLPLSCVKSIIRQVLQGLDYLHTKCQIIHTDIKPENILMSVDEPYVRKLAAEATEWQRAGAPPPSGSAISTAPAPKQTLKMSKNKKKKLKKKQKRQAELLEKCILDLEKMEKTTETREDEEDEDEDPQSPKGRACAPLRQVSILELENEGTEESSVNADLMRVGPEGLLEVNCNGHVEADQRQSQWRDEDQHNGNAEHTVKCASQEGQHEESPVHLICNGVDSADLKELDTETEGRGAYSSGVTETHLPAGLEEGELEQEDGEDWPESLDGKLTAGSLLVNPLEPLNSDKIKVKIADLGNACWVHKHFTEDIQTRQYRSLEVLIGAGYSTPADVWSTACMAFELATGDYLFEPHSGEDYSRDEDHIALIIELLGSVPRKLIMTGKYSKDFFTKKGDLKHITKLKPWGLLEVLIDKYEWPREEAECFADFLLPMLELVPEKRATAAECLRHPWLTL
- the srpk1a gene encoding SRSF protein kinase 1a isoform X1; this encodes MERKVLALQARKKRGKAKKTSKKQPVNPRARQHPQQEASPQEPEEPEEILGSDDEEQEDPNDYCKGGYHHVKVGDLYNGKYHVIRKLGWGHFSTVWLAWDIQVKRFVAMKVVKSAEHYTETAVDEIKLLRSVRNSDPTDPNREMVVQMLDDFKISGINGTHVCMVFEVLGHHLLKWIIKSNYQGLPLSCVKSIIRQVLQGLDYLHTKCQIIHTDIKPENILMSVDEPYVRKLAAEATEWQRAGAPPPSGSAISTAPAPKQTLKMSKNKKKKLKKKQKRQAELLEKCILDLEKMEKTTETREDEEDEDEDPQSPKGRACAPLRQVSILELENEGTEESSVNADLMRVGPEGLLEVNCNGHVEADQRQSQWRDEDQHNGNAEHTVKCASQEGQHEESPVHLICNGVDSADLKELDTETEGRGAYSSGVTETHLPAGLEEGELEQEDGEDWPESLDGKLTAGSLLVNPLEPLNSDKIKVKIADLGNACWVHKHFTEDIQTRQYRSLEVLIGAGYSTPADVWSTACMAFELATGDYLFEPHSGEDYSRDEDHLALMIELLGKIPRHYALSGKYSQEYFTKRGDLKHITKLKPWGLLEVLIDKYEWPREEAECFADFLLPMLELVPEKRATAAECLRHPWLTL
- the srpk1a gene encoding SRSF protein kinase 1a isoform X3, producing MERKVLALQARKKRGKAKKTSKKQPVNPRARQHPQQEASPQEPEEPEEILGSDDEEQEDPNDYCKGGYHHVKVGDLYNGKYHVIRKLGWGHFSTVWLAWDIQVKRFVAMKVVKSAEHYTETAVDEIKLLRSVRNSDPTDPNREMVVQMLDDFKISGINGTHVCMVFEVLGHHLLKWIIKSNYQGLPLSCVKSIIRQVLQGLDYLHTKCQIIHTDIKPENILMSVDEPYVRKLAAEATEWQRAGAPPPSGSAISTAPAPKQTLKMSKNKKKKLKKKQKRQAELLEKCILDLEKMEKTTETREDEEDEDEDPQSPKGRACAPLRQVSILELENEGTEESSVNADLMRVGPEGLLEVNCNGHVEADQRQSQWRDEDQHNGNAEHTVKCASQEGQHEESPVHLICNGVDSADLKELDTETEGRGAYSSGVTETHLPAGLEEGELEQEDGKLTAGSLLVNPLEPLNSDKIKVKIADLGNACWVHKHFTEDIQTRQYRSLEVLIGAGYSTPADVWSTACMAFELATGDYLFEPHSGEDYSRDEDHLALMIELLGKIPRHYALSGKYSQEYFTKRGDLKHITKLKPWGLLEVLIDKYEWPREEAECFADFLLPMLELVPEKRATAAECLRHPWLTL